A window of the Microbacterium sp. LWH13-1.2 genome harbors these coding sequences:
- a CDS encoding TetR/AcrR family transcriptional regulator gives MTEQTVREQILAAADELYYRKGYAAVGMDELRAAAGVSLRRLYALFPSKTDIVTAVLARKHAEWESGLTGAVADAGADPRDRLLAVYGYLEGWFCTDDFRGCAFINAFGELGGTNPEVAQIVRDHKSSFQAYMSGLVVDAGAPASLAAQLSILAEGAQSTAAIAADPQVAVQARNAAEVLIDAAVAA, from the coding sequence ATGACGGAGCAAACGGTGCGTGAACAGATCCTTGCGGCGGCCGACGAGCTCTACTACCGCAAGGGATACGCGGCTGTCGGCATGGACGAGTTGCGGGCGGCGGCCGGCGTGTCGCTGCGCCGGCTCTATGCGCTGTTCCCCTCGAAGACCGACATCGTCACGGCCGTCCTCGCGCGCAAGCACGCGGAGTGGGAATCGGGGCTGACCGGGGCGGTGGCGGATGCCGGTGCTGACCCTCGCGACCGACTGCTCGCCGTGTACGGGTACCTCGAGGGCTGGTTCTGCACCGACGACTTCCGCGGCTGCGCCTTCATCAACGCGTTCGGCGAGCTCGGCGGCACGAACCCGGAGGTCGCGCAGATCGTGCGTGATCACAAGTCGTCGTTCCAGGCGTACATGTCCGGTCTCGTGGTGGATGCCGGGGCGCCCGCGTCGCTTGCCGCGCAGCTCTCGATCCTCGCGGAGGGTGCGCAGAGCACCGCGGCCATCGCCGCGGATCCGCAGGTCGCCGTGCAGGCGCGCAATGCGGCCGAGGTGCTGATCGACGCCGCCGTCGCCGCCTGA
- a CDS encoding TspO/MBR family protein has translation MESRTQDIARQSFIIAAATFMLIAAAVGSGAFGGTSVSELQDGALSAQGSYLAPAGPAFSIWSLIYIGLIAYTVWQALPAQRADERQRAVGGWIAASMILNGLWLVTAQFLSLPLTVIVIALLLATLARVIVILGRSRARTWPERIVVDGANGLHFGWVTIATVANTTAWFTQIAPESWADQAEIWAVAVLAVVLVIGVASALVTKRIAPALATAWGLGWLAVGRFTGEPESTVTGIAAIIVAVALVAAGVWGVLRRPRADIAL, from the coding sequence ATGGAATCCCGGACGCAGGACATCGCCCGCCAGTCGTTCATCATCGCCGCGGCGACCTTCATGCTGATAGCCGCGGCCGTCGGATCCGGTGCCTTCGGCGGCACCTCGGTCAGTGAGCTGCAGGACGGAGCTCTGTCGGCGCAGGGGTCGTACCTGGCCCCGGCCGGCCCTGCCTTCTCGATCTGGTCGCTCATCTACATCGGCCTCATCGCGTACACCGTGTGGCAGGCGCTGCCGGCGCAGCGGGCCGACGAACGCCAGCGCGCGGTCGGCGGATGGATCGCCGCATCGATGATCCTCAACGGACTGTGGCTCGTGACCGCTCAGTTCCTGTCGCTGCCGCTGACGGTCATCGTCATCGCCCTGCTGCTCGCGACCCTCGCCCGGGTGATCGTGATCCTCGGCCGCAGCCGTGCACGTACCTGGCCAGAGCGCATCGTCGTCGACGGAGCGAACGGCCTGCACTTCGGCTGGGTCACCATCGCGACCGTCGCCAACACCACGGCCTGGTTCACACAGATCGCCCCCGAGAGCTGGGCCGACCAGGCCGAGATCTGGGCGGTCGCCGTGCTCGCCGTCGTGCTCGTGATCGGCGTCGCAAGTGCCCTCGTGACCAAGCGCATCGCTCCCGCCCTGGCGACGGCGTGGGGTCTCGGCTGGCTCGCAGTCGGCCGCTTCACCGGCGAGCCCGAGAGCACCGTCACCGGAATCGCCGCCATCATCGTCGCGGTCGCCCTCGTCGCGGCAGGCGTCTGGGGAGTGCTGCGCCGCCCGCGCGCCGACATCGCGCTCTGA
- a CDS encoding DUF1905 domain-containing protein, which translates to MSTDQLSFHTTIGVEVKGETWSCVEIPGSAEFFGTGKTVRVDALIDDVKLENVGAMVTGTGGHMVSLNAKARKSLGKDIGDTVEVTIMKR; encoded by the coding sequence ATGAGTACGGATCAGCTGAGCTTTCACACCACGATCGGTGTCGAGGTCAAGGGCGAGACGTGGAGTTGCGTCGAGATACCCGGCTCCGCCGAGTTCTTCGGAACCGGGAAGACGGTCAGGGTCGACGCCCTGATAGACGATGTGAAGCTCGAGAACGTCGGCGCGATGGTGACCGGTACGGGTGGACACATGGTGTCGCTGAACGCGAAGGCGCGGAAGTCGCTGGGCAAGGACATCGGTGACACCGTCGAGGTCACCATCATGAAGCGTTGA
- a CDS encoding response regulator, giving the protein MKLLIADDDPQMVRALRITLAAHGYEVVVAPDGAAAVAAAAQTHPDLIMLDLGMPRLDGIEVIQALRGWTNVPIIVVSGRTGSADKVEALDAGADDFVTKPFQVDELLARLRALSRRSVPAGGESTVGFGDVVVDLATKTVTRAGARVHLTPTEWRMLEHLARHPGALVTRQDLLKEIWGSEQVSDSGYLRLYMSQLRKKLEAEPSAPAHLLTESGMGYRLVL; this is encoded by the coding sequence GTGAAGCTCCTCATCGCCGACGACGACCCCCAGATGGTGCGGGCATTGCGAATCACGCTCGCCGCCCACGGTTACGAGGTCGTCGTCGCCCCCGACGGTGCCGCCGCCGTGGCGGCCGCCGCGCAGACGCACCCCGACCTCATCATGCTCGACCTCGGGATGCCTCGGCTCGACGGCATCGAGGTGATCCAGGCGCTGCGCGGATGGACGAACGTGCCGATCATCGTCGTGTCTGGCCGCACCGGGTCGGCCGACAAGGTCGAGGCGCTGGATGCCGGAGCCGACGACTTCGTCACCAAGCCGTTCCAGGTCGACGAGCTGCTCGCGCGGTTACGGGCCCTGTCTCGTCGATCGGTTCCGGCCGGTGGCGAATCGACCGTCGGATTCGGCGACGTCGTGGTCGACCTTGCGACCAAGACCGTCACCCGCGCCGGTGCGCGCGTGCACCTGACGCCGACCGAATGGCGCATGCTCGAGCACCTCGCCCGGCACCCCGGAGCCCTGGTCACCCGGCAGGATCTGCTGAAGGAGATCTGGGGCAGCGAGCAGGTGTCGGACTCGGGCTATCTGCGGCTCTACATGTCGCAGCTGCGCAAGAAGCTCGAGGCCGAACCGAGCGCACCGGCACACCTGCTGACCGAGTCGGGGATGGGTTACCGGCTCGTCCTCTGA
- a CDS encoding ATP-binding protein → MPRRGRLRVLLGAAPGVGKTFEMLVEGRRLLDEGRDVVIAIVETHERAATAAQTIGIPEVPRRTDLHRGVPLSEMDLDAVLARHPEIALVDELAHTNTPGSQNAKRWQDVGILLDAGIDVVTTVNVQHIESLNAVVEKITGIAQQETIPDAVVRAADEIEVVDLAPQSLRDRLSAGLVYPAERIDAALSNYFRLGNLTALRELALLWLADEVDSALRSYRADHGIEGTWQARERVVVALTGGPEGETLLRRGARIAARSAGGELLAVHVAAQDGLRDETPGALAAQRSLVESLGGSFHQIIGDDIPGTLVEFAHGADATQLVIGVSRRGRLAAALTGPGIGSEVIRRSGDIDVHIVTHAAAGGRVALPRITGGALGWRRQVLGFVIALVVGPLLSWAMFAFRSPESITVEVLAFQLLVVIVALVGGLRPAVFAAVLSGITLDFLFVSPIFTITIAHPLHVLALALYVVIAILVSIIVDQAARRARTAQRAAAEAELLAAVAGNVLRGDNAVLALVSRTREAFGLTGVRLLAADGEVLASDGEPVPDGRSTTIAVDSGPAPAVLELHGEPLDTPARRLLDAIVAQLAAAIEHTDLRATAREVAALAETDQVRSALLSAVSHDLRRPLASAVAAIGGLRGAHSLSASDREELLATADESLATLSSLVTDLLDVSRVQAGVLAVSTMRLDVAGPVLAAVDELGLGPSDVELALDAGLPAVSADPVLLQRVLVNVIANAHRHSPADSRVIVSTSTIGDHVEIRVIDRGSGVPAEKRDEIFQPFQRLGDTDNTTGLGLGLALSRGFAEGMGGTLTPEDTPGGGLTMVISLPLAAEPDLTQEETE, encoded by the coding sequence ATGCCGCGGCGCGGCCGACTCCGCGTGCTGCTCGGTGCAGCCCCCGGGGTCGGCAAGACATTCGAGATGCTCGTCGAAGGGCGCCGGCTGCTCGATGAGGGCCGCGACGTGGTGATCGCGATCGTCGAGACGCACGAGCGTGCGGCCACCGCGGCGCAGACCATCGGCATCCCCGAGGTCCCCCGTCGCACCGACCTGCACCGGGGCGTGCCGCTGAGCGAGATGGATCTGGATGCGGTGCTCGCTCGGCACCCCGAGATCGCCCTGGTCGACGAGCTCGCCCACACGAACACCCCCGGCTCGCAGAACGCCAAGCGCTGGCAGGACGTCGGGATTCTGCTGGACGCGGGCATAGACGTCGTCACGACGGTCAACGTGCAGCACATCGAATCGCTGAACGCCGTGGTCGAGAAGATCACCGGCATCGCGCAGCAGGAGACGATCCCGGATGCCGTGGTGCGCGCCGCCGACGAGATCGAGGTCGTCGACCTGGCGCCGCAGTCGCTGCGCGACCGTCTGTCGGCAGGACTCGTCTACCCCGCCGAGCGGATCGACGCCGCCCTGTCGAACTACTTCCGTCTCGGCAACCTCACGGCGCTCCGCGAACTCGCACTGCTGTGGCTGGCCGACGAGGTCGACAGCGCGCTGCGCAGCTACCGCGCCGACCACGGCATCGAGGGCACGTGGCAGGCGCGCGAGCGCGTGGTCGTGGCGCTCACCGGTGGACCCGAGGGAGAGACGCTGCTGCGGCGCGGTGCCCGGATCGCCGCCCGGTCGGCGGGCGGCGAGCTGCTCGCGGTGCATGTCGCAGCACAAGACGGACTCCGCGACGAGACGCCTGGTGCTCTCGCAGCACAGCGTTCGCTGGTCGAGTCGCTCGGCGGCAGCTTCCACCAGATCATCGGCGACGACATCCCCGGCACACTCGTCGAGTTCGCGCACGGGGCCGACGCCACGCAGCTCGTGATCGGCGTCAGCCGGCGCGGTCGTCTCGCAGCGGCACTCACCGGACCGGGCATCGGATCCGAAGTCATCCGCCGTTCCGGCGACATCGACGTGCACATCGTGACGCACGCCGCCGCGGGCGGACGCGTCGCACTCCCCCGCATCACCGGCGGTGCGCTGGGGTGGCGTCGTCAGGTGCTCGGATTCGTGATCGCACTCGTCGTCGGACCGCTGCTGTCGTGGGCGATGTTCGCATTCCGCAGTCCCGAGTCGATCACGGTCGAGGTGCTGGCCTTCCAACTGCTCGTCGTGATCGTAGCCCTCGTGGGAGGCCTGCGACCGGCCGTCTTCGCGGCGGTGCTGTCGGGCATCACGCTGGACTTCCTGTTCGTCTCGCCGATCTTCACGATCACGATCGCGCATCCGCTGCACGTGCTCGCGCTTGCACTGTATGTCGTGATCGCCATTCTCGTGAGCATCATCGTCGACCAGGCTGCCCGGCGTGCCCGCACCGCCCAGCGAGCAGCCGCCGAGGCCGAGCTTCTCGCCGCCGTGGCCGGCAACGTTCTGCGCGGAGACAATGCCGTGCTCGCCCTGGTCAGCCGCACCCGCGAGGCGTTCGGACTCACCGGGGTGCGACTGCTCGCCGCCGACGGCGAGGTGCTGGCGAGCGACGGCGAACCGGTTCCCGACGGCCGCTCCACGACGATCGCTGTCGACTCCGGGCCTGCGCCCGCGGTGCTCGAACTGCACGGAGAACCGCTTGACACTCCGGCCCGGCGCCTGCTCGACGCGATCGTCGCGCAGCTCGCCGCAGCCATCGAGCACACCGACCTGCGTGCGACGGCCCGCGAGGTGGCCGCCCTCGCCGAGACCGATCAGGTGCGCAGCGCGCTGCTCTCGGCCGTCAGTCACGATCTGCGTCGGCCTCTGGCCTCGGCCGTCGCCGCGATCGGCGGGCTCCGCGGGGCGCACTCCCTGTCGGCATCCGATCGCGAAGAGCTGCTCGCCACCGCCGACGAGAGCCTCGCGACCCTGTCGTCGCTCGTGACCGACCTGCTCGACGTCAGCCGAGTGCAGGCCGGTGTTCTGGCGGTCTCGACCATGCGACTCGATGTCGCAGGCCCCGTGCTCGCCGCGGTCGACGAGCTCGGACTCGGTCCGTCGGACGTCGAGCTGGCGCTGGATGCCGGGCTGCCCGCCGTCTCGGCCGACCCGGTGCTGCTGCAACGGGTGCTCGTCAACGTCATCGCGAACGCGCACCGTCACTCGCCCGCCGACAGCCGCGTGATCGTGTCGACGAGCACGATCGGCGACCACGTCGAAATCCGTGTCATCGACCGCGGCTCGGGGGTTCCCGCCGAGAAGCGCGACGAGATCTTCCAGCCGTTCCAGCGGCTCGGCGACACCGACAACACCACCGGCCTCGGCCTCGGCCTCGCCCTGTCGCGCGGATTCGCCGAGGGCATGGGCGGTACCCTGACACCCGAGGACACCCCCGGCGGTGGACTCACCATGGTCATCTCGCTGCCCCTGGCGGCAGAGCCCGATCTCACGCAGGAGGAGACGGAGTGA
- the kdpC gene encoding potassium-transporting ATPase subunit KdpC has translation MSSSRTVARTTGVAIRAMLVLTLVLGVGYTLVVTGIGQLLLPFQANGSPLADGKGSSLIGQSFTDADGEALPEYFQSRPSAAGDGYDGAGSSGSNLGPENTDLVAAIGERQAAIAEREGVSADAVPADAVTASGSGLDPHISVAYALLQVPRVAAERGLPEQQVRDLVESRIQGRDLGFLGEERINVAELNLALDEQEG, from the coding sequence ATGTCCTCCTCCCGCACCGTGGCCCGCACCACCGGGGTCGCGATCCGCGCAATGCTCGTGCTCACCCTCGTACTCGGCGTCGGCTACACGCTCGTCGTCACCGGCATCGGCCAGCTGCTGCTGCCGTTCCAGGCGAACGGCTCTCCGCTGGCCGACGGCAAGGGCAGCTCGCTGATCGGTCAGTCCTTCACGGACGCCGACGGCGAGGCGCTTCCCGAGTACTTCCAGTCGCGCCCGTCTGCCGCCGGCGACGGCTATGACGGCGCCGGCTCGAGCGGCAGCAACCTCGGGCCGGAGAACACCGACCTCGTCGCCGCGATCGGCGAGCGCCAGGCGGCCATCGCCGAGCGTGAAGGAGTGAGCGCCGACGCCGTGCCCGCCGATGCGGTGACCGCTTCGGGCTCGGGCCTCGACCCGCACATCAGCGTCGCATACGCCCTGCTGCAGGTGCCGCGGGTGGCAGCCGAGCGAGGCCTGCCAGAGCAGCAGGTGCGTGACCTCGTGGAGTCTAGGATTCAAGGGCGGGATCTGGGATTCCTCGGCGAAGAACGCATCAACGTCGCCGAACTCAATCTCGCGCTCGATGAGCAGGAGGGCTGA
- the kdpB gene encoding potassium-transporting ATPase subunit KdpB, whose amino-acid sequence MATITTPSETPSEQQDARASESAPAEAPRAFGWAQLTQALPGALRKLNPASLVRNPVMLLVWVGAAFTTVLAIAEPFLGGPADSGGTPVPAPFTWGIAIWLWLTVLFANVAESVAEGRGKAQAASLRKTRTSTMARRVVRYDAGADATAERTETVDVSSAELQRDDIVIVTAGELIPGDGDIVAGIATVDESAITGESAPVIRESGGDRSAVTGGTRVLSDRIVVRITSKPGETFVDRMIALVEGASRQRTPNEIALNILLASLSIVFVVVVLALNPIASYAASPVSIPVLIALLVCLIPTTIGALLSAIGIAGMDRLVQRNVLAMSGRAVEAAGDVTTLLLDKTGTITYGNRRAHEVLRLGGVDPDELLRVAALSSLADPTPEGASIVELALSRGIRVDEPADAVVVPFTAQTRMSGLDLADGTQIRKGAGSAINAWLGLDTDAELTGLVDGVASSGGTPLVVAVKHAAGSGQVLGVVHLKDIVKDGLRERFEELRSMGIRTVMITGDNPLTAAAIAKEAGVDDFLAEATPEQKLELIKREQEGGRLVAMTGDGTNDAPALAQADVGVAMNTGTSAAKEAGNMVDLDSDPTKLIDIVRIGKQLLITRGALTTFSLANDIAKYFAIIPAMFMGVFPGLAALNVMQLHSPASAVTSAIIFNAIVIVFLIPLALRGVKYRPASASQILQRNLLVYGLGGVIAPFIGIKLIDLLITLIPGF is encoded by the coding sequence ATGGCCACCATCACCACACCCTCCGAGACACCGTCGGAACAGCAGGATGCTCGGGCATCCGAATCCGCTCCCGCCGAGGCCCCGCGCGCGTTCGGCTGGGCGCAGCTGACCCAGGCCCTTCCCGGCGCACTGCGCAAGCTGAACCCGGCATCTCTGGTGCGCAACCCCGTGATGCTGCTCGTCTGGGTCGGCGCCGCGTTCACGACCGTGCTGGCGATCGCCGAGCCCTTCCTCGGCGGTCCCGCCGACTCGGGTGGAACGCCGGTGCCCGCACCGTTCACCTGGGGCATCGCGATCTGGCTGTGGCTGACCGTGCTGTTCGCCAACGTCGCCGAATCGGTGGCCGAGGGGCGCGGCAAAGCTCAGGCCGCGAGCCTGCGCAAGACCCGCACGAGCACCATGGCCCGGCGGGTGGTGCGCTACGACGCAGGCGCGGATGCCACGGCAGAGCGCACCGAGACGGTCGACGTCTCATCGGCCGAGCTGCAGCGCGACGACATCGTGATCGTCACGGCCGGCGAGCTGATCCCCGGAGACGGCGACATCGTCGCGGGCATCGCGACCGTCGACGAATCGGCGATCACGGGCGAGAGCGCCCCGGTCATCCGCGAATCCGGCGGTGACCGCAGTGCCGTCACCGGAGGCACGCGAGTGCTGTCCGACCGCATCGTCGTGCGCATCACGTCGAAGCCCGGCGAGACGTTCGTCGACCGCATGATCGCGCTCGTCGAGGGCGCCAGCCGTCAGCGCACGCCCAACGAGATCGCGCTCAACATCCTGCTCGCGAGCCTGTCGATCGTGTTCGTCGTCGTGGTGCTCGCGCTCAACCCGATCGCCTCGTACGCGGCGTCGCCCGTCAGCATCCCGGTGCTGATCGCCCTGCTCGTGTGCCTGATCCCGACCACGATCGGCGCCCTGCTCTCGGCCATCGGCATCGCCGGCATGGACCGCCTCGTGCAGCGCAACGTGCTCGCCATGTCGGGCCGCGCGGTCGAGGCCGCGGGCGACGTCACGACCCTGCTGCTCGACAAGACCGGCACCATCACCTACGGCAACCGCCGCGCCCACGAGGTGCTGCGACTCGGAGGCGTCGACCCCGACGAACTGCTGCGCGTCGCCGCCCTGTCGTCACTCGCCGACCCGACCCCCGAAGGTGCCTCGATCGTCGAACTGGCGCTGAGCCGCGGCATCCGGGTCGACGAGCCGGCGGATGCCGTGGTCGTGCCGTTCACCGCCCAGACCCGCATGTCGGGCCTCGACCTGGCCGACGGCACGCAGATCCGCAAGGGCGCAGGCTCGGCGATCAACGCCTGGCTCGGGCTCGACACGGATGCCGAACTCACCGGCCTCGTCGACGGCGTCGCCTCGAGCGGCGGCACCCCGCTGGTGGTCGCCGTGAAGCATGCGGCCGGCTCCGGCCAGGTGCTCGGCGTCGTGCACCTCAAGGACATCGTGAAGGACGGCCTGCGCGAGCGGTTCGAAGAGCTCCGCAGCATGGGCATCCGCACGGTCATGATCACCGGCGACAACCCGCTGACCGCCGCGGCCATCGCGAAGGAGGCAGGCGTCGACGACTTCCTCGCCGAGGCGACCCCCGAGCAGAAGCTCGAGCTGATCAAGCGCGAACAGGAGGGCGGCCGACTCGTCGCCATGACCGGCGACGGCACGAACGACGCCCCGGCTCTCGCCCAGGCCGACGTCGGCGTCGCGATGAACACCGGCACGTCGGCCGCGAAAGAGGCCGGCAACATGGTCGACCTCGACTCGGATCCGACCAAGCTCATCGACATCGTGCGCATCGGCAAGCAGCTGCTCATCACCCGCGGAGCACTCACGACGTTCTCGCTCGCGAACGACATCGCCAAGTACTTCGCCATCATCCCGGCGATGTTCATGGGCGTCTTCCCAGGGCTCGCTGCGCTCAACGTCATGCAGCTGCACTCGCCGGCATCCGCCGTGACCAGCGCGATCATCTTCAACGCGATCGTGATCGTCTTCCTGATCCCGCTCGCACTCCGCGGGGTGAAGTACCGCCCGGCGAGCGCCTCGCAGATCCTGCAGCGCAACCTGCTCGTCTACGGCCTGGGCGGAGTGATCGCGCCGTTCATCGGCATCAAGCTGATCGACCTCCTGATCACCCTCATCCCCGGTTTCTGA
- the kdpA gene encoding potassium-transporting ATPase subunit KdpA gives MGAGTELWFGILQAAVLIVALVLLYRPVGDYMAHVFSTPRDLKAERGIYRLIGVDPASEQTWRAYARSVLAFSVVGLLLVYGLQRLQGFLPESLGLPAVPEGLAFNTAASFVANTNWQSYSPEQTMGYTVQLAGLTVQNFVSAAVGLAVAVALIRGLARRGSTTIGNFWVDLIRGLGRILLPIALLGAIALIAGGVVQNFAGFTDVTTVSGGAQTIPGGPVASQEAIKLLGTNGGGFFNANSAHPFENPTGWTNLLQILLILLIPFALPRTFGRMIGDNRQGYAIAAVMSTIFLISTFALSALELAGRGSAPELAGAAMEGKEVRFGILGSTLFGSASTLTSTGAVNSMHDSYTALGGMMPMLNMMLGEVAPGGVGSGLYGMLVLAIIAVFVGGLLVGRTPEYLGKRIGPKEIKLASLYILVTPTLVLIGTALSFAIPGIRADVEATSILNPGVHGMSEVLYAFTSASNNNGSAFAGLTANTPWFNTALGIAMLLGRFLPIVLVLALAGSFAAQQRVPENTGTLPTHRPQFVGLLAAVTVIITALTYFPVLALGPLAEGLV, from the coding sequence ATGGGCGCCGGCACCGAACTGTGGTTCGGCATCCTTCAGGCCGCCGTCCTCATCGTCGCCCTCGTGCTGCTCTACCGCCCTGTCGGCGACTACATGGCCCACGTCTTCAGCACCCCGCGTGACCTGAAGGCCGAGAGGGGCATCTACCGCCTGATCGGCGTCGACCCGGCATCCGAGCAGACCTGGCGGGCCTACGCCCGCAGCGTGCTCGCGTTCTCGGTCGTCGGCCTGCTGCTGGTATACGGCCTGCAGCGTCTGCAGGGCTTCCTGCCCGAGTCGCTCGGTCTCCCCGCGGTTCCCGAGGGCCTCGCGTTCAACACCGCCGCGTCGTTCGTCGCGAACACCAACTGGCAGTCGTACTCGCCCGAGCAGACCATGGGCTACACCGTGCAGCTCGCGGGCCTCACGGTGCAGAACTTCGTCTCGGCAGCTGTGGGCCTCGCCGTCGCGGTCGCGCTGATCCGCGGACTCGCTCGCCGGGGCTCGACCACGATCGGCAACTTCTGGGTCGACCTGATCCGCGGACTCGGACGCATCCTGCTGCCGATCGCCCTGCTCGGGGCCATCGCCCTCATCGCGGGCGGCGTGGTGCAGAACTTCGCCGGCTTCACCGATGTGACCACCGTCTCGGGTGGCGCGCAGACGATCCCCGGCGGACCGGTCGCCTCGCAGGAGGCCATCAAGCTGCTCGGCACGAACGGCGGCGGGTTCTTCAACGCCAACTCCGCCCATCCGTTCGAGAACCCGACCGGCTGGACCAACCTCCTGCAGATCCTGCTGATCCTGCTGATCCCGTTCGCACTCCCCCGCACGTTCGGCCGCATGATCGGCGACAACCGCCAGGGCTACGCGATCGCCGCCGTGATGAGCACGATCTTCCTGATCTCGACCTTCGCGCTCTCGGCCCTCGAACTCGCCGGCCGCGGCAGCGCCCCCGAACTCGCGGGTGCCGCCATGGAGGGCAAGGAGGTGCGCTTCGGGATCCTCGGCTCGACGCTGTTCGGCAGCGCGAGCACCCTGACGTCGACGGGTGCGGTCAACTCGATGCACGACTCGTACACGGCGCTCGGCGGCATGATGCCGATGCTCAACATGATGCTCGGCGAGGTCGCCCCCGGCGGCGTCGGCTCGGGTCTCTACGGCATGCTCGTGCTCGCGATCATCGCGGTGTTCGTGGGAGGACTGCTCGTCGGCCGCACCCCCGAATACCTCGGCAAGCGCATCGGCCCGAAGGAGATCAAGCTCGCGAGCCTCTACATCCTCGTGACGCCCACCCTCGTGCTGATCGGCACTGCCCTGAGCTTCGCGATCCCCGGCATCCGCGCGGACGTCGAGGCGACCAGCATCCTGAACCCCGGTGTGCACGGCATGAGCGAGGTGCTCTACGCCTTCACCTCGGCGTCGAACAACAACGGCTCGGCCTTCGCCGGCCTCACTGCGAACACCCCGTGGTTCAACACCGCACTGGGCATCGCGATGCTGCTCGGCCGGTTCCTGCCGATCGTGCTCGTGCTGGCTCTCGCAGGGTCCTTCGCCGCGCAGCAGCGCGTGCCGGAGAACACCGGAACACTGCCCACGCACCGACCGCAGTTCGTCGGCCTCCTCGCCGCCGTCACGGTCATCATCACGGCACTCACCTACTTCCCCGTGCTCGCACTGGGACCCCTCGCTGAAGGACTCGTCTGA
- a CDS encoding potassium-transporting ATPase subunit F, with product MIVFEIIAAALAVAAVVYLVVALVAPEKF from the coding sequence GTGATCGTCTTCGAGATCATCGCCGCCGCCCTCGCCGTGGCCGCCGTCGTCTACCTCGTGGTGGCTCTCGTCGCCCCGGAGAAGTTCTGA
- a CDS encoding sigma-70 family RNA polymerase sigma factor, with the protein MNTDVAARVTQVYRDEWARIVGGLTRRCGDLDLAEEMAAEAFAAASELWPEEGVPPNPAGWITTTAYRKAIDRLRRESFRDAKQREALMLQDPEPPEPTGVIDDDRLRLLFTCCHPVLSLEARVALTLRIVGGLTVEEIARAFLISESTVRQRITRAKAKIKAERIPYRMPAADDLRIRIDGVLAVLYLVFNEGYLASGAGVPALRRELTGEAIRLTGLLRELLPDDAEVAGLLALMLLSEARAAARVTAEGELVRLDEQDRAIWNSELVEKGLALLDGPLPAMPGRHRLLAEINAVHVRAKDAAATDWARIVGLYEQLERIDPSPVVVLSKAVALAERDSPEQALPLVEQLQDALDHFHGFHVTRAELLRATGSEAEARDAYARAIALADNTAEIIHLTRRRDELATPPAPGTPGTASNGESR; encoded by the coding sequence ATGAACACCGACGTCGCGGCGCGCGTCACGCAGGTGTACCGCGACGAGTGGGCGCGTATCGTCGGCGGTCTCACCCGGAGGTGCGGGGACCTCGACCTGGCCGAGGAGATGGCTGCTGAGGCCTTCGCCGCAGCCTCTGAGCTCTGGCCGGAGGAGGGCGTTCCGCCGAACCCCGCCGGCTGGATCACCACCACGGCCTATCGCAAGGCCATTGATCGGCTCCGCCGGGAGTCGTTCCGCGACGCCAAGCAGCGGGAGGCTCTGATGCTGCAGGATCCCGAACCACCGGAGCCCACAGGCGTCATCGACGATGACCGCCTGCGATTGCTGTTCACCTGCTGCCATCCGGTGCTGTCGCTCGAGGCGCGCGTCGCCCTGACGCTGCGGATCGTCGGTGGTCTCACCGTCGAGGAGATCGCACGGGCGTTCCTCATCTCGGAGTCCACGGTGCGGCAGCGCATCACCCGGGCCAAGGCGAAGATCAAGGCCGAGCGGATCCCGTATCGGATGCCCGCCGCCGACGATCTCCGGATTCGGATCGACGGGGTGCTCGCCGTGCTCTACCTCGTCTTCAACGAGGGGTATCTCGCATCCGGGGCCGGTGTGCCCGCGCTGCGTCGGGAGCTGACCGGCGAGGCCATCAGGCTCACCGGGCTGCTTCGCGAGCTGCTGCCCGACGACGCGGAGGTCGCGGGTCTGCTGGCACTGATGCTGCTCAGCGAGGCGCGCGCCGCCGCGAGAGTCACCGCCGAGGGGGAGCTTGTGCGGCTGGACGAACAGGATCGCGCGATCTGGAACTCTGAGCTCGTCGAGAAGGGGCTCGCACTTCTCGACGGGCCGCTGCCTGCGATGCCCGGTCGACATCGGCTGCTGGCCGAGATCAACGCGGTGCACGTGCGGGCGAAGGATGCCGCCGCCACCGATTGGGCGCGCATCGTCGGCCTCTACGAACAGCTCGAGCGGATCGACCCCAGTCCGGTCGTCGTCCTCAGCAAGGCGGTCGCGCTCGCAGAGCGGGACTCGCCCGAGCAGGCGCTGCCGCTCGTCGAGCAGCTGCAGGACGCGCTCGACCACTTCCACGGGTTCCACGTGACACGCGCGGAACTGCTGCGAGCCACGGGCAGCGAGGCAGAGGCCCGCGACGCGTACGCACGGGCGATCGCGCTGGCCGACAACACCGCTGAGATCATCCACCTGACCCGGCGCCGCGACGAGCTCGCGACGCCTCCCGCGCCCGGGACGCCCGGGACCGCATCGAACGGAGAGAGCAGATGA